In Micropterus dolomieu isolate WLL.071019.BEF.003 ecotype Adirondacks linkage group LG17, ASM2129224v1, whole genome shotgun sequence, one genomic interval encodes:
- the cluha gene encoding clustered mitochondria protein homolog isoform X3, whose product MWDLELSLPVSFQRHSTDTAMVNGDGAHGHTEEAESKQDGNGETDGGEDSNEQEVIVIQDTGFTVKVQAPGTEPFDLQVSPQEMVQEIHQVLMDREDTCHRTCFSLQLDGNVLDNFAELKSIEGLQEGSLLKVVEEPYTVREARIHVRHIRDLLKSLDPSDAYNGVDCNSLSFLSIFTDGDLGDSGKRKKKGNELEQIDCTPPEHILPGSKDRPLVPLQPQNKDWKPLQCLKVLTMSGWNPPPGNRKMHGDLMYLYMVTVEERHVSITASTRGFYLNQSTTYTFNPKPANPSFLSHSLVELLSQISPAFKKNFTALQKKRVQRHPFERIATPFQVYSWTAPQVDHAMDCVRAEDAYTSRLGYEEHIPGQTRDWNEELQTTRELPRKNLPERLLRERAIFKVHSDFAAAATRGAMAVIDGNVMAINPGEETRMQMFIWNNIFFSLGFDVRDHYRELGGDAAAHAAPTNDLNGVRAYGAVDVEGLYTLGTVVVDYRGYRVTAQSIIPGILEREQEQSVIYGSIDFGKTVVSHSKYLELLEKTSRPLKVQRHNVLNEKNETVELCSSVECKGIIGNDGRHYILDLLRTFPPDLNFLPVDGEELPPESQRQGFPRQHRHRLACLRQELIEAFVEHRYLLFMKMAALQLMQQKANKDTKTNTPAITETSETTSESNSDTTQTQTTASDSPSATAVSTDSTSQTDNTTPAASQAATDGEENSSTPATNGPLDVTATHNGECKSPLEGKELEESIPGLAQAKELAETLVAEDGSCIDPKSREVVLNACKAVGSISNTSFDIRFNPDIFSPGVHFPDESADDVQKQKQLLKDAAAFLVSCQIPSLVKDCLDHSALPMDGATLTEALRQRGINVRYLGSVLEFVDKTPAKTQLDHFYRIGISELITRCAKHIFKTYLQGVELSALSAAVSHFLNCFLSSFPDAVAHLPPDELVSRRKSRKRRNRVPGGGDNTAWASLTPSELWKSIASEAQSYYHFTLQCESVDQVVEKYGLQKITLLREISVKTGIQILIKEYNFDSRHKPAFTEEDILNIFPVVKHVNPKASDAFHFFQSGQAKVQQGFLKEGCELINEALNLFNNVYGAMHVEICACLRLLARLNYIMGDHPEALSNQQKAVLMSERVLGIEHPNTIQEYMHLALYCFANGQLSTALKLLYRARYLMLLVSGEDHPEMALLDSNIGLVLHGVMEYDLSLRFLENALTINTKYHGPRSLKVALSHHLVARVYESKAEFRSALQHEKEGYTIYKNQMGEAHEKTKESSEYLKYLTQQAVALQRTMNEIYKNGSNASIMPLKFTAPSMASVLEQLNIINGIIFIPLSQKDLENLKAEVQRRQQLQELGKIEEPAEDSPLELEDKIPID is encoded by the exons atgtgGGACCTTGAATTGTCTCTGCCTGTGTCATTTCAGA GGCACAGTACAGATACAGCCATGGTGAATGGTGATGGGGCTCATGGGCACACGGAGGAGGCAGAATCAAAGCAGGATGGGAACGGTGAGACGGACGGAGGAGAGGACTCTAACGAACAGGAAGTGATAGTGATCCAGGACACAGGCTTCACTGTTAAGGTCCAGGCACCGGGAACAGAGCCATTTGACCTGCAG GTCTCTCCCCAGGAAATGGTACAGGAGATCCATCAGGTGTTGATGGACCGTGAGGACACCTGCCACCGCACCTGCTTCTCCCTGCAGTTGGACGGAAACGTTCTCGACAACTTTGCAGAGCTCAAGTCCATTGAGGGCCTGCAGGAGGGCTCACTGCTCAAAGTGGTAGAAG AGCCGTACACAGTGCGCGAGGCCCGCATCCATGTGCGTCACATCAGAGACCTGTTGAAAAGTCTGGACCCCTCAGACGCCTACAATGGAGTGGACTGCaactccctctctttcctcagCATCTTCACTGATGGAGACCTCGGAG ATAGCGGTAAGCGGAAGAAAAAGGGCAACGAGCTGGAGCAGATTGACTGCACGCCTCCAGAGCACATCCTGCCCGGCAGCAAAGATCGCCCCCTGGTGCCCCTCCAGCCACAGAACAAGGACTGGAAG CCTTTGCAGTGCCTGAAGGTCCTGACCATGAGCGGCTGGAACCCTCCACCTGGAAACAGGAAGATGCACGGTGACCTAATGTACCTGTACAtggtgactgtggaggagcGCCATGTCAGCATCACTGCCTCGACACGCGGCTTCTACCTCAACCA ATCGACTACCTATACCTTCAATCCTAAaccagccaatcccagcttcCTGAGCCATTCTCTGGTGGAGCTGCTGAGCCAGATCAGCCCTGCCTTTAAGAAGAACTTCACTGCCCTGCAGAAGAAACG GGTCCAGAGACACCCATTTGAGAGGATAGCCACACCTTTCCAGGTGTACAGCTGGACAGCTCCGCAGGTAGACCACGCAATGGACTGTGTTCGAGCTGAGGACGCCTACACCTCCCGCCTGGGTTATGAGGAGCACATACCTGGACAG ACCAGAGACTGGAACGAGGAGCTGCAGACCACAAGAGAGCTGCCCCGGAAGAACCTGCCTGAACGCCTGCTGAGGGAGAGGGCCATATTCAAG GTCCACAGTGACTTTGCAGCAGCTGCCACTCGAGGCGCCATGGCAGTCATTGACGGTAACGTAATGGCCATCAACCCCGGTGAGGAAACACGCATGCAGATGTTCATCTGGAACAACATCTTCTTCAGCCTGGGCTTCGACGTGCGGGACCACTATCGAGAACTGGGTGGGGATGCCGCCGCCCACGCCGCACCCACCAATGACTTGAATGGTGTACGGGCTTATGGGGCAGTGGACGTGGAGGGACTCTACACTCTGGGGACAGTAGTGGTGGACTACAGAGGCTACCGTGTCACTGCCCAGTCCATCATCCCCGGTATCCTGGAGCGTGAGCAGGAGCAGAGCGTCATCTACGGCTCCATTGACTTTGGAAAGACGGTTGTGTCTCACAGCAAATACCTGGAGCTGTTGGAGAAGACCAGCAGGCCACTTAAG GTCCAGAGGCACAACGTGCTGAACGAGAAAAACGAGACAGTGGAGCTGTGCTCTTCTGTCGAGTGTAAGGGCATCATCGGAAATGATGGCCGCCACTATATCCTGGACCTTCTTCGTACCTTCCCTCCTGACCTCAATTTCCTGCCTGTGGATGGAGAGGAGCTGCCTCCAGAGAGCCAGCGCCAAGGCTTCCCCCGTCAGCACCGCCACCGCCTGGCCTGTCTACGCCAAGAGCTCATCGAGGCGTTTGTTGAACACAG ATATCTTCTCTTCATGAAAATGGCAGCGTTGCAGCTTATGcaacagaaagcaaacaagGACACTAAGACTAATACACCTGCTATCACAGAAACATCTGAAACAACCTCAGAAAGCAATTCTGATACAACCCAGACACAAACCACTGCATCAGATTCTCCCAGTGCAACAGCGGTCTCCACAGACAGCACAAGCCAGACAGACAACACCACCCCTGCTGCCTCACAGGCAGCAACTGACGGTGAAGAAAACTCCTCGACGCCTGCCACAAACGGGCCTCTAGATGTCACAGCCACCCATAATGGCGAATGCAAGAGCCCACTGGAGGGTAAGGAGCTTGAGGAAAGTATTCCAGGATTAGCTCAGGCCAAAGAGCTGGCGGAGACCTTAGTTGCCGAAGATGGATCTTGTATTG ATCCCAAAAGCCGCGAGGTGGTCCTCAATGCCTGCAAGGCAGTAGGCTCAATCAGCAACACGTCTTTTGACATCCGCTTCAACCCCGACATCTTCTCCCCAG GAGTGCATTTCCCAGACGAAAGCGCAGATGATGTCCAGAAGCAGAAGCAGCTTCTCAAAGACGCTGCTGCCTTCCTGGTGTCCTGTCAGATCCCTTCGCTG GTTAAAGACTGTTTAGACCACAGCGCTCTTCCCATGGATGGAGCCACCCTGACCGAGGCCTTGCGCCAGAGAGGCATCAATGTTCGCTATTTGGGCAGTGTTCTGGAGTTTGTGGACAAGACCCCCGCAAAAACCCAGCTAGATCACTTCTAT AGAATAGGAATCAGTGAGCTGATCACCAGATGTGCAAAACATATCTTCAAGACATACCTCCAG GGTGTGGAGTTGTCTGCCCTCTCTGCCGCTGTAAGCCATTTCCTAAACTGCTTCCTGAGCTCCTTCCCTGACGCTGTGGCCCACCTACCTCCTGACGAGCTGGTGTCGCGCCGCAAAAGCCGCAAACGTCGCAACAGGGTCCCCGGCGGCGGTGACAACACGGCGTGGGCTAGCCTGACGCCCAGCGAGTTGTGGAAGAGCATTGCCTCTGAGGCCCAGAGCTACTATCACTTCACCCTACAGTG TGAAAGTGTGGACCAAGTGGTGGAGAAATACGGCCTCCAGAAAATCACTCTCCTCAGAGAAATTTCAGTCAAAACTGGCATCCAG ATCCTGATAAAGGAGTATAACTTTGACAGCCGCCACAAGCCTGCCTTCACAGAGGAAGACATCCTGAATATTTTCCCTGTTGTGAAGCATGTGAACCCCAAAGCCTCAGATGCCTTCCACTTCTTCCAGAGTGGACAGGCCAAAGTGCAGCAAG GTTTTCTGAAGGAGGGCTGTGAGCTGATCAACGAGGCTCTTAACCTCTTCAACAATGTGTATGGAGCCATGCATGTAGAGATCTGTGCCTGCCTGCGCCTGCTGGCACGCCTTAATTACATCATGGGGGACCACCCTGAG GCTCTCAGCAACCAgcaaaaagctgttttgatgaGTGAAAGAGTCCTCGGCATTGAGCACCCCAACACAATTCAAGAATAT ATGCATTTGGCTCTGTACTGCTTTGCCAATGGCCAGCTGTCGACTGCCCTGAAGCTGCTTTATCGCGCTCGTTACCTAATGTTGCTGGTGAGCGGGGAAGACCACCCAGAGATGGCACTGCTAGAC AGTAACATTGGGCTGGTGCTGCACGGAGTGATGGAGTACGATTTATCACTGAGATTCCTGGAGAACGCCTTGACCATCAACACAAAATACCATGGACCCCGGTCCCTCAAAGTGGCCCTAAG CCATCATTTGGTCGCGAGGGTTTATGAGAGTAAGGCCGAGTTCCGCTCTGCACTACAGCACGAGAAGGAGGGTTACACCATTTACAAGAACCAG ATGGGTGAGGCACATGAGAAAACCAAGGAGAGCTCAGAGTACCTGAAGTATCTCACCCAACAGGCTGTAGCTCTGCAGAGAACCATGAATGAGATCTACAAGAACGGCTCCAACGCCAGCATCATGCCCCTCAAG TTTACTGCTCCCAGCATGGCTAGCGTACTGGAACAGCTCAACATTATCAACGGCATCATCTTTATACCGCTCAG CCAAAAGGATCTGGAGAACCTGAAGGCAGAGGTGCAGAGGCGGCAACAGCTGCAGGAGCTGGGAAAGATTGAGGAGCCCGCTGAGGACAGCCCACTGGAGCTAGAAGACAAAATTCCCATTGATTAA
- the cluha gene encoding clustered mitochondria protein homolog isoform X4: MVNGDGAHGHTEEAESKQDGNGETDGGEDSNEQEVIVIQDTGFTVKVQAPGTEPFDLQVSPQEMVQEIHQVLMDREDTCHRTCFSLQLDGNVLDNFAELKSIEGLQEGSLLKVVEEPYTVREARIHVRHIRDLLKSLDPSDAYNGVDCNSLSFLSIFTDGDLGDSGKRKKKGNELEQIDCTPPEHILPGSKDRPLVPLQPQNKDWKPLQCLKVLTMSGWNPPPGNRKMHGDLMYLYMVTVEERHVSITASTRGFYLNQSTTYTFNPKPANPSFLSHSLVELLSQISPAFKKNFTALQKKRVQRHPFERIATPFQVYSWTAPQVDHAMDCVRAEDAYTSRLGYEEHIPGQTRDWNEELQTTRELPRKNLPERLLRERAIFKVHSDFAAAATRGAMAVIDGNVMAINPGEETRMQMFIWNNIFFSLGFDVRDHYRELGGDAAAHAAPTNDLNGVRAYGAVDVEGLYTLGTVVVDYRGYRVTAQSIIPGILEREQEQSVIYGSIDFGKTVVSHSKYLELLEKTSRPLKVQRHNVLNEKNETVELCSSVECKGIIGNDGRHYILDLLRTFPPDLNFLPVDGEELPPESQRQGFPRQHRHRLACLRQELIEAFVEHRYLLFMKMAALQLMQQKANKDTKTNTPAITETSETTSESNSDTTQTQTTASDSPSATAVSTDSTSQTDNTTPAASQAATDGEENSSTPATNGPLDVTATHNGECKSPLEGKELEESIPGLAQAKELAETLVAEDGSCIDPKSREVVLNACKAVGSISNTSFDIRFNPDIFSPGVHFPDESADDVQKQKQLLKDAAAFLVSCQIPSLVKDCLDHSALPMDGATLTEALRQRGINVRYLGSVLEFVDKTPAKTQLDHFYRIGISELITRCAKHIFKTYLQGVELSALSAAVSHFLNCFLSSFPDAVAHLPPDELVSRRKSRKRRNRVPGGGDNTAWASLTPSELWKSIASEAQSYYHFTLQCESVDQVVEKYGLQKITLLREISVKTGIQILIKEYNFDSRHKPAFTEEDILNIFPVVKHVNPKASDAFHFFQSGQAKVQQGFLKEGCELINEALNLFNNVYGAMHVEICACLRLLARLNYIMGDHPEALSNQQKAVLMSERVLGIEHPNTIQEYMHLALYCFANGQLSTALKLLYRARYLMLLVSGEDHPEMALLDSNIGLVLHGVMEYDLSLRFLENALTINTKYHGPRSLKVALSHHLVARVYESKAEFRSALQHEKEGYTIYKNQMGEAHEKTKESSEYLKYLTQQAVALQRTMNEIYKNGSNASIMPLKFTAPSMASVLEQLNIINGIIFIPLSQKDLENLKAEVQRRQQLQELGKIEEPAEDSPLELEDKIPID, encoded by the exons ATGGTGAATGGTGATGGGGCTCATGGGCACACGGAGGAGGCAGAATCAAAGCAGGATGGGAACGGTGAGACGGACGGAGGAGAGGACTCTAACGAACAGGAAGTGATAGTGATCCAGGACACAGGCTTCACTGTTAAGGTCCAGGCACCGGGAACAGAGCCATTTGACCTGCAG GTCTCTCCCCAGGAAATGGTACAGGAGATCCATCAGGTGTTGATGGACCGTGAGGACACCTGCCACCGCACCTGCTTCTCCCTGCAGTTGGACGGAAACGTTCTCGACAACTTTGCAGAGCTCAAGTCCATTGAGGGCCTGCAGGAGGGCTCACTGCTCAAAGTGGTAGAAG AGCCGTACACAGTGCGCGAGGCCCGCATCCATGTGCGTCACATCAGAGACCTGTTGAAAAGTCTGGACCCCTCAGACGCCTACAATGGAGTGGACTGCaactccctctctttcctcagCATCTTCACTGATGGAGACCTCGGAG ATAGCGGTAAGCGGAAGAAAAAGGGCAACGAGCTGGAGCAGATTGACTGCACGCCTCCAGAGCACATCCTGCCCGGCAGCAAAGATCGCCCCCTGGTGCCCCTCCAGCCACAGAACAAGGACTGGAAG CCTTTGCAGTGCCTGAAGGTCCTGACCATGAGCGGCTGGAACCCTCCACCTGGAAACAGGAAGATGCACGGTGACCTAATGTACCTGTACAtggtgactgtggaggagcGCCATGTCAGCATCACTGCCTCGACACGCGGCTTCTACCTCAACCA ATCGACTACCTATACCTTCAATCCTAAaccagccaatcccagcttcCTGAGCCATTCTCTGGTGGAGCTGCTGAGCCAGATCAGCCCTGCCTTTAAGAAGAACTTCACTGCCCTGCAGAAGAAACG GGTCCAGAGACACCCATTTGAGAGGATAGCCACACCTTTCCAGGTGTACAGCTGGACAGCTCCGCAGGTAGACCACGCAATGGACTGTGTTCGAGCTGAGGACGCCTACACCTCCCGCCTGGGTTATGAGGAGCACATACCTGGACAG ACCAGAGACTGGAACGAGGAGCTGCAGACCACAAGAGAGCTGCCCCGGAAGAACCTGCCTGAACGCCTGCTGAGGGAGAGGGCCATATTCAAG GTCCACAGTGACTTTGCAGCAGCTGCCACTCGAGGCGCCATGGCAGTCATTGACGGTAACGTAATGGCCATCAACCCCGGTGAGGAAACACGCATGCAGATGTTCATCTGGAACAACATCTTCTTCAGCCTGGGCTTCGACGTGCGGGACCACTATCGAGAACTGGGTGGGGATGCCGCCGCCCACGCCGCACCCACCAATGACTTGAATGGTGTACGGGCTTATGGGGCAGTGGACGTGGAGGGACTCTACACTCTGGGGACAGTAGTGGTGGACTACAGAGGCTACCGTGTCACTGCCCAGTCCATCATCCCCGGTATCCTGGAGCGTGAGCAGGAGCAGAGCGTCATCTACGGCTCCATTGACTTTGGAAAGACGGTTGTGTCTCACAGCAAATACCTGGAGCTGTTGGAGAAGACCAGCAGGCCACTTAAG GTCCAGAGGCACAACGTGCTGAACGAGAAAAACGAGACAGTGGAGCTGTGCTCTTCTGTCGAGTGTAAGGGCATCATCGGAAATGATGGCCGCCACTATATCCTGGACCTTCTTCGTACCTTCCCTCCTGACCTCAATTTCCTGCCTGTGGATGGAGAGGAGCTGCCTCCAGAGAGCCAGCGCCAAGGCTTCCCCCGTCAGCACCGCCACCGCCTGGCCTGTCTACGCCAAGAGCTCATCGAGGCGTTTGTTGAACACAG ATATCTTCTCTTCATGAAAATGGCAGCGTTGCAGCTTATGcaacagaaagcaaacaagGACACTAAGACTAATACACCTGCTATCACAGAAACATCTGAAACAACCTCAGAAAGCAATTCTGATACAACCCAGACACAAACCACTGCATCAGATTCTCCCAGTGCAACAGCGGTCTCCACAGACAGCACAAGCCAGACAGACAACACCACCCCTGCTGCCTCACAGGCAGCAACTGACGGTGAAGAAAACTCCTCGACGCCTGCCACAAACGGGCCTCTAGATGTCACAGCCACCCATAATGGCGAATGCAAGAGCCCACTGGAGGGTAAGGAGCTTGAGGAAAGTATTCCAGGATTAGCTCAGGCCAAAGAGCTGGCGGAGACCTTAGTTGCCGAAGATGGATCTTGTATTG ATCCCAAAAGCCGCGAGGTGGTCCTCAATGCCTGCAAGGCAGTAGGCTCAATCAGCAACACGTCTTTTGACATCCGCTTCAACCCCGACATCTTCTCCCCAG GAGTGCATTTCCCAGACGAAAGCGCAGATGATGTCCAGAAGCAGAAGCAGCTTCTCAAAGACGCTGCTGCCTTCCTGGTGTCCTGTCAGATCCCTTCGCTG GTTAAAGACTGTTTAGACCACAGCGCTCTTCCCATGGATGGAGCCACCCTGACCGAGGCCTTGCGCCAGAGAGGCATCAATGTTCGCTATTTGGGCAGTGTTCTGGAGTTTGTGGACAAGACCCCCGCAAAAACCCAGCTAGATCACTTCTAT AGAATAGGAATCAGTGAGCTGATCACCAGATGTGCAAAACATATCTTCAAGACATACCTCCAG GGTGTGGAGTTGTCTGCCCTCTCTGCCGCTGTAAGCCATTTCCTAAACTGCTTCCTGAGCTCCTTCCCTGACGCTGTGGCCCACCTACCTCCTGACGAGCTGGTGTCGCGCCGCAAAAGCCGCAAACGTCGCAACAGGGTCCCCGGCGGCGGTGACAACACGGCGTGGGCTAGCCTGACGCCCAGCGAGTTGTGGAAGAGCATTGCCTCTGAGGCCCAGAGCTACTATCACTTCACCCTACAGTG TGAAAGTGTGGACCAAGTGGTGGAGAAATACGGCCTCCAGAAAATCACTCTCCTCAGAGAAATTTCAGTCAAAACTGGCATCCAG ATCCTGATAAAGGAGTATAACTTTGACAGCCGCCACAAGCCTGCCTTCACAGAGGAAGACATCCTGAATATTTTCCCTGTTGTGAAGCATGTGAACCCCAAAGCCTCAGATGCCTTCCACTTCTTCCAGAGTGGACAGGCCAAAGTGCAGCAAG GTTTTCTGAAGGAGGGCTGTGAGCTGATCAACGAGGCTCTTAACCTCTTCAACAATGTGTATGGAGCCATGCATGTAGAGATCTGTGCCTGCCTGCGCCTGCTGGCACGCCTTAATTACATCATGGGGGACCACCCTGAG GCTCTCAGCAACCAgcaaaaagctgttttgatgaGTGAAAGAGTCCTCGGCATTGAGCACCCCAACACAATTCAAGAATAT ATGCATTTGGCTCTGTACTGCTTTGCCAATGGCCAGCTGTCGACTGCCCTGAAGCTGCTTTATCGCGCTCGTTACCTAATGTTGCTGGTGAGCGGGGAAGACCACCCAGAGATGGCACTGCTAGAC AGTAACATTGGGCTGGTGCTGCACGGAGTGATGGAGTACGATTTATCACTGAGATTCCTGGAGAACGCCTTGACCATCAACACAAAATACCATGGACCCCGGTCCCTCAAAGTGGCCCTAAG CCATCATTTGGTCGCGAGGGTTTATGAGAGTAAGGCCGAGTTCCGCTCTGCACTACAGCACGAGAAGGAGGGTTACACCATTTACAAGAACCAG ATGGGTGAGGCACATGAGAAAACCAAGGAGAGCTCAGAGTACCTGAAGTATCTCACCCAACAGGCTGTAGCTCTGCAGAGAACCATGAATGAGATCTACAAGAACGGCTCCAACGCCAGCATCATGCCCCTCAAG TTTACTGCTCCCAGCATGGCTAGCGTACTGGAACAGCTCAACATTATCAACGGCATCATCTTTATACCGCTCAG CCAAAAGGATCTGGAGAACCTGAAGGCAGAGGTGCAGAGGCGGCAACAGCTGCAGGAGCTGGGAAAGATTGAGGAGCCCGCTGAGGACAGCCCACTGGAGCTAGAAGACAAAATTCCCATTGATTAA